acacacaaaaagaactaataacaatattatcCACTTCAGTGGCATTAAAATATAGTTTTCTCTTTATTTGCAACAATTTCTCATTATACGTTATAACTATTTCTGATATGTATAGGAGATGTATAGTATTGGTATTTGAGTTGTATATTTAACGCATGCtctgtaaattgtataaaatatttatcaatgatacatattaaggatatatttatcatgtttttaattgtatatgaaagatctatctaacaaatacatctaaaagacatatattaaggatatatatatcatgtataaattatatatcaacgatgtatctgtttaatacattttaaaaatatatctatcatatatataaattatttatcagagatgtatcaaatatatatatatatatatatatatatatatatatatatatataaaatatatatgtaatacatGTAATAAAATTTTTGATAAGTCTTtgagatgtataaaaatattagtaataaaatttgaaaaaagacAATAAGAAAAAGGTTCTGAACAAcgtatatatatcaaatatgtattgcaAATGTATTGGATAATGTATTCAAAGTGTATCGTATATGTATcgtagatgtatcaaatattgttttcaaatatCTTTTGTAAGTATTAAATATTcatcggttgattcaattaaatcgataaaaataataaataaaaaatttaattaattcaattaattaaacttcaatttactaCATCTAGTTCACTTTTCGATTCAagatttaaaaaagattaaCTTATCTATGcgttaattaactatttttttaaataataaatttataattatctaataTATTTGAGATGTGTTAAAAatgtattagagatgtatcaaaaatgtatcaacgatgtatttgttatataaaatttgaaaatattttatttaaatttatccttCAAGTGGCTTTTTGTATGTTGAATTATTTGGTGTTGCTGAATCAAagtaacatatataaaaaaaaagacaataaaaactttaaaaatataaaatatacatattttatacaatttggaTATATATTATTTCCGTGAAAAATATACAGTTTACATAAACTGGGATAATAATTTTGCTAGAATCGCTCTCCACCATAACTTGACGAAAATGACAATCTTGAACAGTTCTGAGGCCATAAAGTTGAGAATTTTATACATAAACACATAATGCCCACGGAAAGAAAAACCTACtgcaaaacccttaaaatttTACAACTTTCGAATCTGTGATTTGAACACTGATGTGCTCATGAGAACTTTAACATTACAATAAAATTAGAAcctaaaaagggtaaaaaaaattattttcttttggtTAGTCCATTTTCTCAGAACCCAACCAAACCATACATTATATTTACCTTGAAAAGCGTGCAACAATTAAAACTTCATTAGACAAAGATTCAAGAAAACAAGAATTAAGGTAGATCTGCAAGAGAAACTCAGGTTATAGCGATACCCATTGGTGGCGCCGATGATGAGATTCTCCACGTGGCTGAGAGCAGTCATGGTGGTAGCACTCGTCTTCCTCGTGCTAAACCAAGCTTCAATCTTCAGCCTTCGTTTTCTA
This window of the Mercurialis annua linkage group LG5, ddMerAnnu1.2, whole genome shotgun sequence genome carries:
- the LOC126679984 gene encoding 60S ribosomal protein L9-2-like is translated as MDIPDGVKIKVNAKVIEVKGRRGKLFRNFKHLNLDFQLIKDDSTRKRRLKIEAWFSTRKTSATTMTALSHVENLIIGATNGYRYNLSFSCRSTLILVFLNLCLMKF